One window from the genome of Hydra vulgaris chromosome 02, alternate assembly HydraT2T_AEP encodes:
- the LOC136076124 gene encoding piggyBac transposable element-derived protein 2-like, with the protein MSCSRMYWDREMRYDKVADVMSRRRFETIKKNLHVVDNEKRPENCSAKLFKIRPLADALNANFSKMVPGEHFSCDEQIVPFKGKSGLKQYNQKKPKKWSYKIFVLCGVDRLINNFEIYDGAIQTCPGQPDIMSSGNIVLRLLQNIPRNVGHKIYCDNWFTGMNLVSICEKEGIHYVGTARLNRLPSCNVSNDKELKKKGRGASVIHTTLFNDAEV; encoded by the coding sequence ATGAGTTGTAGTCGAATGTATTGGGATAGAGAGATGCGTTACGATAAAGTAGCAGATGTCATGAGTCGTAGGAgatttgaaacaataaaaaaaaatcttcatgtGGTCGATAATGAGAAACGTCCTGAAAACTGCTCagctaaactttttaaaattaggcCTTTAGCTGATGCATTGAATGCAAACTTCTCAAAAATGGTTCCAGGGGAACATTTTTCTTGTGATGAACAAATTGTGCCTTTCAAAGGTAAATCGGGGCTCAAACAGTATAATCAAAAGAAGCCTAAGAAGTGGAgctataaaatatttgtgttaTGCGGGGTAGATAGACTAATCAATAATTTTGAGATTTATGATGGGGCTATACAAACTTGTCCTGGTCAACCTGATATTATGTCATCAGGAAATATTGTACTGAGACTTCTTCAAAACATTCCTAGGAATGTAGGACACAAAATATATTGTGACAATTGGTTCACAGGTATGAATCTTGtatcaatttgtgaaaaagaagGTATTCATTATGTTGGCACAGCTCGGTTGAATAGATTACCTAGTTGCAATGTATCAAATGATAAGGAACTCAAAAAGAAAGGGAGAGGTGCGTCTGTTATTCATACAACTCTCTTCAATGATGCTGAGGTGTGA